A DNA window from Sulfitobacter sp. BSw21498 contains the following coding sequences:
- a CDS encoding ABC transporter permease — translation MRRSDIPLAILLGLALWQGIVLLTDAPHYILPSPWRVAQAAYHARVSLLENAWVTTVEVLLGLLIGTGLGAATAIQLSLSKTSERLLLPLLVFTQAVPVFALAPLLTLWFGYGMGSKIVMAVLIIYFPVTSAFHDGLTRVPTGYRDLAQSMGARRLRFMRHVQIPQALPSLATGLRLAAVYAPIGAVIGEWVGASKGLGYLMLLANGRAKIDLMFAALIVLACLTVLLHLAVGQLALRLTRYAEGRM, via the coding sequence ATGAGGCGCAGTGACATACCGCTTGCGATCCTGCTGGGATTGGCGCTGTGGCAAGGCATCGTGCTGCTGACCGATGCACCGCATTACATTTTGCCCTCGCCATGGCGCGTGGCGCAAGCGGCGTATCATGCCCGCGTGAGCCTTTTGGAAAATGCCTGGGTGACCACGGTCGAGGTGCTGCTGGGTCTGCTCATCGGTACGGGCCTGGGGGCAGCGACCGCGATCCAGCTGTCGCTGTCCAAAACCTCCGAGCGTCTTTTGCTGCCGCTGTTGGTCTTTACCCAAGCCGTGCCTGTCTTTGCGCTCGCGCCGCTGCTGACGCTGTGGTTTGGTTACGGGATGGGGTCAAAGATCGTGATGGCGGTGCTGATCATCTATTTTCCGGTAACTTCGGCCTTTCACGACGGGCTGACCCGCGTGCCCACCGGCTACCGTGATCTGGCCCAATCGATGGGGGCACGCCGCTTGCGTTTTATGCGCCATGTGCAAATCCCGCAGGCGCTGCCGAGCCTTGCAACAGGGCTGCGGCTGGCAGCCGTCTATGCGCCCATCGGGGCCGTGATTGGCGAATGGGTCGGTGCGTCAAAGGGCCTTGGCTATCTGATGCTGCTCGCCAATGGCCGCGCCAAGATCGACCTGATGTTTGCCGCACTGATCGTGCTGGCGTGCCTGACCGTCCTGCTGCATCTGGCCGTCGGGCAGCTGGCCCTGCGCCTGACACGTTATGCCGAAGGGCGCATGTAA
- the dmdD gene encoding methylthioacryloyl-CoA hydratase (part of the dimethylsulfoniopropionate catabolism pathway) — MAVQIDPTSYRNLDIKAHDDGVWVVTLNRPTKRNALDIDTIEELVTFFSTAPRAGVRAVVLAGAGDHFCAGLDLIEHHDADRSPADFMHVCLRWHEAFNKMEYGGVPVIAALQGAVVGGGLELASSAHVRVMDQSAYFALPEGQRGLFTGGGATIRVTDLVGKARMIDMMLTGRVYQGQEAVDLGLAQYIVEGSSMDKAMELARQAAQNLPLSNFAICSAVSHMQNMSAMDAAYAEAVVAGLVNTQPDARARLAAFADKSGARVRPNAG, encoded by the coding sequence ATGGCCGTTCAGATTGATCCGACCAGCTACCGCAACCTGGATATCAAGGCGCATGACGATGGCGTCTGGGTGGTGACCCTGAACCGGCCCACCAAGCGGAACGCGCTGGATATCGACACGATCGAAGAGCTGGTGACCTTCTTTTCCACGGCACCCCGTGCCGGTGTCCGTGCCGTGGTTCTCGCAGGCGCGGGGGATCACTTTTGCGCCGGGCTGGACCTGATTGAACACCATGACGCAGACCGCAGCCCGGCCGATTTCATGCACGTCTGTCTGCGTTGGCACGAAGCATTCAACAAGATGGAATATGGCGGCGTGCCGGTGATCGCCGCGTTGCAGGGGGCTGTCGTCGGTGGGGGGCTTGAACTTGCCAGCTCTGCCCATGTGCGAGTGATGGATCAAAGCGCGTATTTTGCGCTTCCCGAAGGCCAGCGTGGTCTGTTCACGGGCGGTGGTGCTACGATCCGTGTCACCGATCTGGTGGGTAAGGCGCGGATGATTGACATGATGCTGACGGGCCGCGTCTATCAGGGGCAAGAGGCGGTCGATTTAGGGTTGGCGCAGTATATCGTCGAAGGCTCCAGCATGGACAAGGCGATGGAGCTTGCCCGCCAGGCCGCCCAGAACCTGCCGCTGTCTAACTTTGCGATTTGTAGCGCGGTGAGCCACATGCAAAACATGTCCGCGATGGATGCCGCCTATGCCGAGGCCGTGGTCGCCGGTTTGGTCAATACCCAGCCTGACGCCCGTGCCCGACTTGCGGCCTTTGCCGATAAAAGTGGCGCGCGGGTCCGCCCCAACGCCGGGTAA
- a CDS encoding HU family DNA-binding protein: protein MTTLNKTNTPNADIADDTATPAVVDAPHPVIMGPVMRKKELIDTVVERSGVKKRDAKPVVEAMLSVLGEALSDSRELNLLPFGKLKVINEKELKNGKMIRVKVRQVTPGQGDASAQDADVDLTDV from the coding sequence ATGACTACTCTTAATAAAACCAATACGCCCAATGCCGACATCGCAGACGATACCGCAACACCCGCCGTTGTTGATGCCCCACATCCGGTGATCATGGGGCCGGTGATGCGCAAGAAAGAGCTAATCGATACAGTGGTCGAGCGTTCTGGCGTGAAGAAACGCGATGCGAAACCCGTCGTCGAAGCGATGCTTTCTGTTCTCGGGGAAGCCTTGTCAGACAGTCGCGAGCTGAACCTTCTGCCGTTTGGCAAGCTGAAGGTGATCAATGAAAAAGAGTTGAAAAACGGCAAGATGATCCGCGTGAAAGTGCGTCAGGTTACACCGGGGCAGGGCGACGCTTCAGCGCAAGACGCAGATGTCGATTTGACCGACGTGTGA
- the lon gene encoding endopeptidase La, whose amino-acid sequence MLEPLNASYPVLPLRDIVVFPHMIVPLFVGRDKSVRALEEVMADDKQILLSSQIDPGVDDPDSDGIFNTGVLANVLQLLKLPDGTVKVLVEGQARVRITEYLENDSFFEATAEYLTEEPGDETTTQALLKTVAEEFERYSKVKKNVPEEALSAVTEASEPARLADLVAGHLGIEVEQKQDLLETLSVSERLEKVYGLMQGEMSVLQVEKKIKTRVKSQMEKTQREYYLNEQMKAIQNELGDGEDGKNEVAELEARIADTKLSKEAKEKVDAELKKLKNMSPMSAEATVVRNYLDWILSIPWGVKSRTKKDLGKAQKVLDDDHYGLEKVKERIVEYLAVQQRSSKLKGPIMCLVGPPGVGKTSLGKSVAKATGREFIRISLGGVRDESEIRGHRRTYIGSMPGKIIQALKKAKTTNPLILLDEIDKMGQDFRGDPASAMLEVLDPEQNGTFVDHYLEVEYDLSNVMFLTTSNSYNMPGPLLDRMEVIPLSGYTEDEKREIAKQHLVAKQIKNHGLKAKEFAIEDSALTSMIRYYTREAGVRNLEREIAKVARKSLTRIVKKEADAITVTGDNIEDFLGVKKYRYGLAELEDQVGVVTGLAYTSVGGELLQIEALRLPGKGRMKTTGKLGDVMKESIDAASSYVRSISPKIGVKPPKFDTLDIHVHVPDGATSKDGPSAGLAMVTSIVSVLTQIPVRRDIAMTGEVSLRGNAMPIGGLKEKLLAALRGGITTVLIPEENEKDLPDIPDNVKEGLTIIPVKHVSEVLKHALVREPQAIEWDQDAEDAAAAAALARRNAAGDSATAH is encoded by the coding sequence TGACCCCGATTCCGACGGCATTTTTAACACCGGCGTGTTGGCGAATGTGTTGCAACTGCTGAAACTGCCCGACGGCACTGTTAAAGTGCTGGTCGAAGGACAGGCGCGGGTGCGCATCACCGAATATCTTGAGAACGATAGCTTCTTTGAAGCGACAGCCGAATATCTGACGGAAGAGCCCGGTGATGAAACCACAACTCAGGCGTTGCTGAAAACCGTCGCCGAAGAGTTCGAGCGGTATTCCAAGGTCAAGAAAAACGTCCCCGAAGAAGCGCTGTCTGCAGTGACCGAAGCGTCCGAGCCTGCGCGTCTGGCCGATCTGGTCGCCGGGCATCTCGGGATCGAGGTCGAGCAGAAACAAGACCTGCTTGAGACCCTGTCGGTGTCCGAGCGGCTTGAGAAAGTCTATGGTCTGATGCAGGGCGAAATGTCCGTCTTGCAGGTCGAGAAAAAGATCAAGACCCGCGTCAAATCCCAGATGGAGAAGACGCAGCGCGAGTATTATCTGAACGAGCAGATGAAAGCCATTCAGAACGAGCTCGGTGATGGCGAAGACGGCAAGAACGAAGTGGCCGAGCTTGAAGCCCGCATTGCGGACACCAAGCTGAGCAAAGAGGCCAAGGAAAAGGTCGACGCCGAGCTGAAGAAGCTCAAGAATATGTCTCCCATGTCGGCTGAAGCCACGGTTGTGCGCAACTATCTTGACTGGATCCTGTCGATCCCGTGGGGCGTGAAGTCGCGCACCAAGAAGGACCTTGGGAAAGCACAAAAAGTGCTGGATGATGACCACTACGGCCTTGAAAAGGTTAAAGAACGCATCGTCGAATACCTTGCCGTCCAGCAACGATCGAGCAAGCTGAAAGGCCCGATCATGTGCCTTGTTGGCCCTCCTGGTGTGGGTAAAACATCGCTGGGTAAATCCGTTGCCAAGGCCACGGGGCGTGAATTTATTCGCATCTCACTGGGTGGTGTGCGTGACGAATCCGAGATTCGCGGCCACCGTCGGACCTACATCGGCTCCATGCCCGGCAAAATCATTCAGGCGCTGAAAAAGGCGAAAACCACGAACCCGCTTATCCTGCTCGACGAGATCGACAAGATGGGTCAGGATTTCCGTGGTGACCCTGCATCGGCCATGCTCGAAGTGCTTGATCCGGAACAAAACGGCACATTCGTCGACCACTACCTTGAGGTGGAATACGATCTGTCGAATGTCATGTTCCTGACCACATCGAACAGCTACAACATGCCCGGACCGTTGCTTGACCGGATGGAGGTAATCCCCCTGTCGGGCTATACCGAGGATGAAAAACGCGAGATCGCGAAGCAGCACCTTGTGGCCAAGCAGATCAAGAACCACGGTCTGAAGGCAAAGGAATTTGCCATCGAAGACAGTGCCTTGACCAGCATGATCCGTTATTACACCCGAGAAGCCGGCGTGCGGAACCTTGAGCGTGAGATCGCCAAGGTTGCACGGAAATCGCTGACCAGGATCGTCAAAAAAGAGGCCGACGCGATTACCGTGACGGGCGACAATATCGAGGATTTCCTCGGCGTGAAAAAGTACCGCTACGGGTTGGCCGAGCTTGAAGATCAGGTCGGTGTTGTGACCGGGCTGGCCTACACGTCGGTCGGCGGCGAACTGCTGCAGATCGAAGCGTTGCGCCTGCCGGGCAAGGGCAGGATGAAGACCACAGGCAAGTTGGGCGATGTGATGAAGGAATCCATCGACGCGGCGAGCAGCTATGTGCGGTCGATCAGCCCCAAGATCGGGGTAAAGCCGCCCAAGTTCGATACGCTGGATATCCACGTCCACGTGCCGGATGGTGCGACGTCCAAAGATGGTCCGTCTGCCGGTTTGGCGATGGTCACTTCGATTGTGTCGGTACTGACGCAAATCCCCGTGCGCCGCGATATCGCGATGACGGGCGAGGTGTCTTTGCGCGGGAATGCGATGCCAATCGGCGGCCTGAAAGAAAAGCTGTTGGCGGCGCTGCGCGGCGGTATCACCACCGTTCTGATCCCCGAGGAGAACGAAAAAGACCTGCCGGATATCCCGGATAACGTGAAAGAAGGGTTGACAATTATTCCCGTCAAACACGTCTCCGAGGTGTTGAAACACGCGCTGGTCCGCGAACCGCAAGCGATCGAATGGGATCAAGATGCCGAAGACGCCGCCGCCGCCGCTGCTTTGGCTCGCCGGAACGCCGCAGGCGACAGTGCCACAGCGCACTAA